Within the Flavobacterium sp. 9R genome, the region TAGCATCTGGAACTCTTCCTGTTCCAATTGTACTTACAATTTCAAAAGTTTTCATATCAATCACTTCAATTTTATTAGCATTGGAGTTGGAAACGAAAGCATACAATCCGTTAGGATGCATTACGATATTCACAGGACGTGGTGTATGATAAAGTAGTATCTCTACTAATGTTGTTTTCCCGTGAAATACAATGGTCTTTATCTTCTTTTTTATTTTTTGATTATACACATATACAGTACCTTCTATTGCATTGGCTACTAAACAATACTTCCCGTCTGTTGAGAATTTAAGCTTTAATGGGTCATCACCTGTTTTCAAAGTATGGGTAACTTTATAAGTCGAGGTATTTATTACCGAAATAGTATTCTCTTTATTATTGGTAACCCATAATTCAGAGCCATCAGGAGTTATATCGATGCCTTTTCTTCCTAACCCACAAGGAATAACCTTAATCACTTTATTGAGATGTAAGTCGATAACACTCACTGAACTTGAACCTATGTTCGTTACATAAGCAATGGCTTTACTTGGGTGCAACACTATAAGATGACTCTTTTTTTGTTGGGTTTGTATTTTTCTTTCAATACTATCGGTATCAATATTAATTACTAATAATGTATTAGTTACATAATCAATCACACCAACTTTATTGGGTTCTGGAAAAGCTACAATCCCATTAACTTTTATATTGTCATCTAAGTCTATAGTTTTTTCTACTTCGTTCTTTTTGGCATCTATGATTTTCAAAATATTACCATCACTAGACCCGTAATTTGTAAGCACTACTCTTTTCTCATCCGAAGTTACAACTGCTTCGTGAGATAAGATGTCAATAGGAATTTCCTTTATTTCTTTTCCCGTAAATAAATCAAATACGTGAACACTCTCGCCAACCTTACTCACAATGTATAATTTCCCTGTGGTTTGTATGGTATACGATGGTAATCTAGCAATAAAACGTGCCGCTTGAAAGCAAATAAATACAATTGCAAACGATAAAATCCAATATTTTGCTTTCTTACTTATCATAACTAAAACTAGATTATAATTGCTAAACCGTCTGGCATATTTCCAACTTTGATACTACTGCTAATTGTAAAATTTTGCATATCAATAAGTTCAACTCTACCAGCGGTGAGATTCGATACAAAGGCATACAATCCGTTGGGATGCATTAGTATACCAACTGGTCGAGGAGTCCGGTAGATGATTTTTTCGAAAACATTTTTATTACCTGGAATAACTATGGTTTTAAAAAGCTTCTTTGATTGGGTATCAAAAACTGAAATTGTCCCCTCACTAGCATTAGCAACCAAACCATATTTTCCGTCAATTGAAAATTTTACTCTTAAGGGCTCTTTTCCTGTTGCCAATCTAGTCGTTTCTTTATAAGTTAAAGTATTGATAACCAAAACGTAATTCTCTTTGTTATTTGAAACCCATAGTTCTGAGCCATCTTGAGTAACATCAATGCCTTCTGCGCTCTTTCCGCAAGGGATAATTTGAACAACTTTATTATTTTCAATATCAATTACACTTACAGAACCAGAGCTAATATTGGTCACATAAACAATAGGCTTAAAGGGATGTTTAACCAATAAATGACTGACTTTTTGTTGAGTGGCAATCTGTTTTTCTACTTTTCCTGTTTCAATATTGACTACTGATAAATTATTGCCATCATCTGACACAACAGCAACTTTGTTAGGATTTTGCAAAGTAATAATACCGTGAGGACTAGCATTCTTATTACCCAAATCAATTGTCTTTATTATAGTATTCTTCTCTGCATCAATGACTGTGATGCTTTTCCCCTTTGCATCAATAGCGCCATAATTTGTAACCACTATGCTGTTCGGGTTGGTTACTACTGTTGCTTCGTGTGGCTCAATTGCAATGGGCAACTCCTTTATTTCCTCCCCTTTTTGTAAATCAAAAACAGTAATGCTTCGGCTTGCTTTATTGACAACATATAATTTCCCTTCCGTTTTTATGGAATATTTGGGCTGTTTTATGACATATACCATTCCAAATACTAGACAAATCAAGCCCAACAGGAGTACTATTTTTTTGAAAAAACTCATAACTTGTTAGATTTAAATTGCTCCATTGCATATCGGCACGCTCGTACGGTAAGCGCCATATAAGTTAAAGAAGGGTTTTGGCAAGCCGATGACGTCATACAACTACCATCAGTAATGAATACATTTTTCACATCGTGCATTTGATTGTATTTGTTCAGAACAGAAGTTTTGGGGTCATTTCCCATTCTTGCCGTTCCCATTTCGTGCACTGCTGAGCCAGGAGGCGGACTTGTTCTATAACTTCCTACATTTTTGAACCCCGCTTTGGTTAAAATTTCCTCACTCGATTTGGTCATATGTTCCATCATTGCTAATTCATTATCACCATATTTAAAATGGACCTTAACCAATGGCAATCCCCATTGGTCTAGATTCTGGGTGTCAAGAGAAATTTTATTTTCATAATTTGGCAGTACTTCCCCTCGACCACCAAGAGAAACCGTCCATTTTCCAGGAGTTTGCAGTTGTGTTTTTAGAGAAGCGCCAAAACCTTGTGTGGGTTTTGATTCCCAATTTTCTCGCTCACCTTTTCCTTGAATTCCATATCCTCTGACAAAATCAGGGATTTGCGTTTGCTTATTGATGTTTTGAAATCTTGGAATATAAATGGTTCCAGGCGACCTTCCTTCGTAATATTTATCCAACAATCCATCAAAAGTTCCGTAGGTGCCTTCATTGACGATATGGTCCATTAAATTGTGTCCGACTTGTTGGCTTGAATTCCCTAATCCATTAGGAAAAGAGGGCGAAACAGAATTCAACAAGATAGCAGCTGTGGCAATTGCCGAGGCGTTTAAGAAAATTAGTTTAGCGTAGAACGTGTGCTCTTGTTTTGACAGCGCATCAATAATTTTTATCCCAATGGCTCTTTTAGTATTGGCATCATACAGCACTTCTTTCACAATAGAATTCGCTCTTAAAGTCAAATTCCCTGTATTTTGTGCATCTAACAATGTTGCAGAGTTACTACTGAAATAGCCTGCAAAAGGACAACCTCGGCTGCATAAATTGCGATACATACAAGGTCCTCTTCCTTTTTTTGGTTGCGTTAAATTTGCTACTCTACCATTTATAATCACTCTATCGGAATAATGCTCTTTTACTTTTTCTTTTAAATGCTGTTCTATCGCATTCATCGGTATCGGTGGCAAAAAAACACCATCTGGCAAATGAGATATAGATTCTGAACTTCCGCTAATACCTACATAATCTTCAACATAGTCGTACCATTGAGCCAAATCTGCATAGCGTATAGGCCAATCGACTCCATAACCGTCTTTTTTATTGGCTTCAAAATCCAAATCTGAAAGACGATAGCTTTGTCGACCCCAAGTTAGGGAACGACCACCAACTTGATAGCCTCTAATCCACTTAAATGGGTCCACCTGAATATAGGGATGCTCTTTGTCATTGACATAAAAATGCTTGTCGGTGGCGTTACAATGACTGCTTTGCACAGGTCGCTCCTCGAGTTCTTCATTTGTTAGATGCTTTCTATTTTTAAAATCCCAAGGATTCAGAAAAGCAGTGGTGTAGCCCGTTACGTGTTCAACTTGTCCGCCTCTTTCTAACACCAAGGTTTTTAAGCCGCCCTCTGTGAGCTCTTTCGCTGCCCATCCGCCACTGATTCCTGACCCTACAACAATAGCATCAAAGGTGTTTGTTTCTGTTTGGTTTTTCATACTATAGCTATTTTGTTGCCCAAGCTTTTTGGTTGGGTTGTATGATGGTGATTGCTTTATATCTTGCAGGAATAGGTTCGTACACTAAATGTTTTGTCGCTCCTAGTTCTGACGTACAATATCCTTCTACAGTTAATGCTTTTAAAATGGTATAAAAAGGACGACCCGATATTTTATTTCTAATTTTAGAAAACAAACCCGAACCTTCGTAAGTACTATCCAAATCCTTTACGATTGCTATTTGTTGTTGTGGCGTGCATTTTTCAAAAGGGAAGCCGTAGGTATCCAAACACGTTTCTTGGAGGTCATTTAATCCGTTAAAGAAATTAGTATATTCTTTTTTCGAAGAACACGATTCCATATAGTCAATAATAAAATCCTGAACGTTAGCTTCTTTTGCTCCTGGAGTTTCGGTAGCAGGAATAATCACATCGACTAAGGCTGCAATTAAATTCTTGTAATTAGGGAGTTGTCCTCTATTGGATTTCGCATAAAAAAAATGAATTCCCGTATAGGAAGCAATCCCAATTCCAGTGAGGGCTAAAATTCCGCCGATAGCTTTTCTTCTATTCATAATTTTATTTTTTTTGAAGTGAAATCTAATGGTTTACAAATTGCATTCGGTACTAACTCGCTCGTTGTGCTCTTTCCCAGTTTACCGATTGTGATTTTTTCATATATCTAAAAAAGCCCAAAACCACGCATACATTCATTATAAAAAAGTAATACGGCACAAACAAAATCTTGATTCTGGTTTCTCTATTTTCTAAAAACCAACCCAACAAGGCAAGGGCATAAAAAAGCAACTGCAACCAAAACAAGGTGGAATACAAACCAAAAGAGAAAATCCCTTCGTTGATGGCTAATATTGACAAAACAGGAATAAGAAGAATGAGGCATAAAGGAGTTAAACTCCAACGTAAAACGCGATGCGATATGTATTGAAAGGAAAGTGTTCCGTATTTAAAAACATTCAGCAAAGAACGAAGTCGCACAATAGATTGAATGCCTCCCGCAGAGATTCTAACTTTGCGTTTAAATTCTTCTTTCACATTGGCCGAAGCGGTTTCGATAGCATAGGCTTCAGGGTCATATTGAATGGTATAGCCTTCTTGAGCAACTCTTAGTGATATGATAAAATCATCCAATAAAGTGTCTTTTTCAACGTGGCGGTATAAGGCTGTTCGGATAGCAAAAAGTTCTCCCGCTGCTCCTACCACTGAGTACAATTCGGCATCCCATTTTTTCAATGCCGATTCATATTTCCAATAAATACCCTCGCCTGCACCAGAGGCGACATCGCTTTCTTTGTCAACAATTCGTTTTTCACCAGAAACGCAACCCACCTTTGGATTGCTAAACAAGTTTACGATGCGTCTAATGGATTCTTTCCCGAGATTGGTATTGGCATCACTAAAAATAACAATGGGAGTTTTCACAAAATCCATCCCTCGATTCATTGCTCCAATTTTACCATTGCGCTCATCTAAATGATAGACTGTTGTGTTTGGGTATCCTTTCAATAATTCAGGAGTGCCATCATCGGAACCATCGGTAACCCAAACGATATTGATTTTTTCTTTAGGATAGTCGAGTTCTAAGGTGTTTTTCATTTTAGCAGCTACATAATCCTTTTCATTGTAAGCCGCAATAAACAAGGTCACTTCGGGTTCATAGGAAAGGTCAATTTCTAGCTTTTCACCCATCTTAAAAAACCGTCTGATTTTTATAATTGCATACAACAAAATGCCATAACCTACATAGGTGTAGACTATCACCGATAGCAAAATCCAGAATAGTATCTTTAGTGTTATCATTTTTACTTGCTTAAAATTTATACTAGCGCTAGACCTTTTCCCATATTTCTTTTTCAGGATTGTATTGTTTCAATATTCGTGCTGGATTCCCTACAGCGACAGCATAGTTTGGAATATCTTTTGTGACCACGCTACCTGCTGCGACTACACAATTTTTACCAATGGTTACTCCTGCCAAAACCACCACGTTGGCACCAATCCAAGTGCCATCTCCAATAGTTATGGGTGCTGTAGAAACACCCTGAATATGAATGGGACGATTGACATCTTCATAGTTATGGTTCAAGCCCGAAAGGGTAATGTTTTGCGCCAATCGTACATCATTTCCAACGGTAACTGGACCAATAATGGTGTTGCTGAGTCCTATTTTGGTCCTATCTCCAATAATTACTGGACCCACACCATTGTTTATGGCTGAAAAATCTTCGATAGTAGAGTCCTCTCCAAGTTCAAATTTATTCCACGGAACGACGTCCAATCTTGTTTGATATCTTATTATAGCTCCTTTTCCTTTTTTATGATAAAAAGGATTTACGAACCACTTAATCCATAGTCTAGGTCTTGTTTGCTTTGGAATAAGTATGGACCAATGAACCAGTTTTTTCAATTTTTCATTGGATTTTATTTTTTCTTTCAATCCCATTGTATCCTGTGTTTGGTTGCTTTAATTATTCCTTGATAGATGGCACTAACATTGTTTTCCCAAGTATGACTTTTGGCAAAATTGGCTCTTTGTTCAGCCAAAGTTTTTGAGTTTTCTTCCAAAGCTTTTTCGGTTAAAGTAATGTACTCTTCATTTGAAGAAGCCAGATACACATACTCACGAAACATTTCCATTGCTTTGGTTTGCGTTGCAATAACTGGTTTTCCCATAGCAAGGTATTCATCGATTTTTCTTGGATAATTGCCAATCGTTAAGTTATTGGTCAACTGCGGATTGATGGCTACATCAAAACCTTTTACATAAGCTGGAAGTTCTGAGCCATCTTTACTCCCAAAAAAATACACATTTGGCAATTGATGCAATTTTGATTTTTTAAAATCATCGTCTTCTGGCCCTACGAGAACAATGCTCCAGTTTTTTCTTTGCTCGGCTATATATTCAAGTAAATTGATATCTAACCTTAAACTGGTAAGCGACCCCACATAGCCAATAATTGGCGAGGGTACATCTTTGAATTCTGCTGGTACTTGTATCGTACCCTCATCGTCACTAAAGTGAGAGACATCGCAACCTTGTCCAACCATATAACTATAAGCCGTGTATTGTAAACCAAAATCTGCAAAAAAATCAGAATTCGTCAATAAAACATCTGCTTGTTGTATCACTTCGGGTTCCATTTGTTCTCCGTGTTTTTGCCAATAAGGTACTTTCACCAAATAATCTCGCATATAATAAGCATAGACTTTGGGCTGTAAAAATTCCTTCAAATGTCTTCCTAAAAACATCGAACTGTCATTAAAGAGAATGACATCTTTAAAATTCAATCGCTTGGCCGCCGATTTGATATCTTCTGAAAATAATCGGGCATTTCTCCTGTTCAACATTCTAAAAACACTATCAATAGGCAACCAATTAATGGATTCGACACTGTTTTTGGGGTATAAATTCCACAGATTGTTACCAATCTCGTATAAATCAGGCTCGAGACCTTTTTTGATTCTGATTCGTTTTTGAATTTTTTCTTTATGCTTGTCTTTTCTCATTGTAGCTCTATCCATAGGCGGATTTACATATAAAACCCGATTGTGTTTGGCAAACTCCAACGCTATATTCTTGCAATTACTACCTATTTCAATATCCCAGGCTTGTATGCCTACCACTATTATATCTTTACCTTTTATCATTGTCTAGATTTTTTTGAATGTTCGATATGGATGGTTTCATAAAGTTTCAAATACTCTTTGGCCATATTTTTCCAAGAAAACTGTTTACTGCGCTCCAAGCCTTTCTCACAAAGCGATTGGCGATAGGCTTCATTATTTAGAATGGTGATGAGTCCATCTGTAATTTCTTCTGGTTGAAACGGATTGACAATATGGGCAGCATCTTCTGCAATTTCAGGCATTGATGAAGTGTTTGATGTAATAACAGGCACGTTACACGACATCGCTTCCAGCATAGGAATCCCAAAACTTTCCCGTAGTGATGGATACAAAAAGATATCGCATTGAGAATAAATAGCTGGCAAATCAGTATTGATTACGTAGCCCGTCAAAACAATTTGATGGATGAGATTGGGGTCGTTAATTTCATTCAACAAACTGTTCAGTTCTGTTTTATCATAATCTAACATTACGAGTTTATGATTTGAGGCTGTATGTTTTAAAAAATCGGAAAAAGCTTTTAGTGTTCCTTTTGTGTTCTTTTTAGGGTCTGTATTACCCAGAAAAAAGAAAAATTGGTCTGGTAAATTGTATTTTTCTTTAACCCGTTTGAGTTCTTCTCTATTGGTAATGGGTTTAAAATGCTCGCTTACCCCATTATAAATAGCCCCTAGTTTTGTATCGTCTTTTATTCCAAAGAACTCCCCAATTCTGTTTTTTTCAAAGTGAGAAACAGTAATCACTTTTTTGCTCTTCTTCACTATACGAGGCACTACCAATTTTCTGTATATATTTCCAAATTTTTGATAAGTACTCGCACTACTTCTCAGTATTGTCAAATAACTACTTTCCATATAAATAATGTCGTGAAGAATCGTTATCAGCGGAATAGACGTAAAAAAAGGTGCGGTATTGCTAGTACAGTGCAAGATATCACAACCATATTTTTTGGCAGCATTGGGCAAAGCAATTTGCTCCCAAGTTGGATACGGTCCACCATTCAATTCAACAATCGTAAAGTTCGAAGTTGCTTTAAGAGCAGAGGAATCTTCATCTGGTTTTACAAAAATGAAATACTCATTTATATGGTCTAGCTCTTGAAGGTTCTTGATTAATTCTAAAGCTACCATATCCATTCCGTGCTTCTTTTTACGAAAAAGGCGTTGCCCTTCTATACCTATTTTCATACTGCTACTTTTTTAATTGATTGAACTGAAAAATACCCTATGAGCTGATTTTTAATTGTGGTATACACCACCACTTCTATGACATAAGAGAACAAGAACATCACCATAATATAAAGTGAATATTCTACTATTTTATCGTTTATAAATTTTAAGTAAGTAGCCTCGACAACTAGGTAATGATGAGAAATATAGATTACATAAGAAAAAGGTGCGAAGTACTTGAATACACCAAAAATAGTATTGAAACCAAACCAATTGTATGCATTCCAAATCAGAGCAGTAAGCAGTACTAAAAACGCAAAAACAAAATGCCGTAATTCTACGATAGGATACGCCACTAGTGGGTAGCTATAGACTTTTGTGTATGAAAAATTCAAGTATACATTCAGTACCAATACTGCAATGACAATTGCTAAAACACCAATATAAGAACTTACAGCTTTGAAACTAAAGGAACCGCCTTTTATATAAATTGAGGCAAATTCTACTCCAATCCACCAAATTCCAAAATACATTACAATTCTATTTAGAATAAAAGGATAAACGACATACGAAACAGTTGCTATAAGAATACTACTGCTTACCCAAAACGATTTTTTTTCGGGACGAATGTATTTTGTAAGCGCAAAAAAGAGCATATAAAACCACCATTCATACGATAAGGACCAAAGCAATCCGTTACCCATATAGGTTGGTACAATTACATTGGGCTTCAGAGAAATCACATCTTGTAGCATAAAAATATTACCCCACAAAGTGCTCCATTCTGGGTCGGCTAAATTTCCAGTGGCATAACATTTTAAAAAATAGCCCATCAAAAAGATGAAAAAGAGAGGCACATAAATTCGTAAAAAACGACGTCCAAAATAGTTTCGAAACGATTTATCTTCTGATTTTTCCCAAGAATACTTGATTACAAATCCACTTAAAACAAAAAATAAAATAACCGCTTCTGACCCAAAACGAAAAAGAAAGCCCAAATTTATTCCAAATAGATTTATCTTTTGCGGCAGCACGTGAAAAAGCATCACATATAATGCGCTAAAACCACGAATGGCTTCGAGTTTTTCTAAACGATTATATTTTTCTGATGTTTCCATAGTTTTTTTGAAACAACTTATTGAATTACAACAACTTTATTTTGAAGAGCTTGATGTATGTTGCGTATGTATAAATGTTTTATTGGCTCCTTTTATTTTTAGTAGAGACAACAACATCATCAACATTCCTTTTGGCAAACTCATTAATGCTTTTAAAGTTTTGCGATTGTAAAAGGATTTTGGCACAGAGAAAACAAAAGACAACACACAAGCAATTAGTAAAACCACCCAATACTTCGAATACGCTTTTGGGTTGTCTAACCAATAGTTCAGCAGAACAAAACTAGCGCTGCACAATATAACGGCTCCGAGCAATAATATCCTAGGAGGCTGAATAAATTGAATTGCCTTGTCGAAATAATCGACATTGCCTTTGAGTAATAAATGTTTAGTGGCAGTCAAAATATCTTTCTTAAAGTAATGCAATTGTGCGGACAACCATCGGCGACGTTGATTGCCAAACACTTCAGCTTTTTGAATTTTTTCATCAAAAACTATGGCATCATTGAGGTATACAATGGTATGTCCCTCTTTTAGCATTTTGAGTTCAATTTCTTTATCAAATCCACCAACGGCGGTAGCGCTTGCCATAAGGGTTTTAAAATAATTATATTGAAAAGCCATTCCAGAACCAATTATTGCAGAAGATAATCCTAAAACACGATGCCCTTTTCTGAAAATGTTATTATTGATTTCTTCGCTAATAGCATCTAAAATAGCCCAAGAATTGTTCGTGTTTTTGGCTGTTCGATGGCCTTGCACGGCAGTGAATCCAGATTCAAATGCTGCATTTACTTGCTTCAAAAAGTCATTTGCCATCACATTATCAGCATCTAAAACCACTGCTATATCATAATCCCTTTCGAGAGTTGCCATAGCTTTATTCAACGCTTTGGATTTTGTGCTTTTTTCAAAACTTACCTCAATAACGATTATGGGTAACGTTTTTAAGGCTGAAATTGTTTCTTCTTGAAAAGAATCTGCAATGATTACCACATCATAATGCGTAGACGGATACTCTTGTTGCAAAGCCGCATTGGCCACTTCTACAATTACTTCATCTTCTTTGTAACCTGGAATAAGCACAGCAATTTTCTTTATATTTCCGTTATCGGAATATTTTTGTTGTTTATAAAATAAGCTTGCTATTGAAAACAGTAAAATATATAAGGTTGCAAAACCCAAAAGGAGTAGCAAAACAATTTGTATGATATTAAATAGAAGCATAATTTAAATTTTTAATTAAAAATTGTTGGTGCTTTATTCATTTACTTATTTGAACTTTCTCAGTACATCTCTCGCTTTTAAAGCGTATTTTCTCAAGAAAGGAAGGTGCTTACCACTTTTAAGATTGTACATAAAAGATTCCGATTCGAATATCATTTCGAAATTAGCGGTACATAAAACGGGCTTTTTGGACAACCTATTGATTTCTACAGCCTGATGGTATTCGCTTTCAACAAAAAGCACATAAGGTTTTGCTAAGTAGGCTTTTGCCTTATGGTCGCCGTGACTGTTGGCTCGCTGTCTGGCTTCCATATTGGGTAAATCCAGCATAACCAATTCATTATATTTGATATTGTTTGCAGCTAACCAAGTTTCGGTTTCTTTGCGGTATTTCTCTAGTCGTGAGGTAACAATTGTACCAATCTTGCTTCCTGGAATAAACAATGGTGGGGCATTCAAAATAAAATCGATGTATTTTTCTCCATCGTCATTTTGTTCTGGCAAAGGATCTGCACACAAAACCCCATCAATGTCAAAGCAGGCTTTCTCTAGAGTGGTATGATTGAGAATATTCCACTGAAAATACCTTGGCAAAGGCACCACTTCAAAGAAATAATCGACCATTTTTTCTTTTCCTGGAATGACATAAACGGCACAATATTTTATATTGAATTGATCCTTGAGATGTTCCAAGCTTTCTTTAACCTCAACCATAGCAGCTCCCGAGGCAATACTATCATCGACCACAAGTATTTTTTTAAATTCAGAAATATCAAAAAACTGGCTTCTGGCACCTGCTTTATAAATATGCCCATTCAAAAAAGAATGAATATCTGTATAAGGCCTATTGAGATACAAAGCCAATAAATTTGCTGGTAGCATTCCACTTCTCGGAACACCAACAATCAAATCAAAATCACGAGGAATGATACTTAATCGCTGAAGTATGATATTATTTAAATCTTTCACATTTCTATAGTACATAGCTTTTTGGGTTTAATGATTGATTAGTTAAGCTTTACATAGTAATTTCAATTTTATACATTTTGTGCCGTACGCAACTCAAGTTCTTCTTTTTGTTGGTCGGCTTCAAAAATCTCTGGATTCGATATAATCGCCATAGTTGCATATATGAGCAAGGCTGTTGGCATTTGTCCCAAAACAGCATTGCCATAAGAAGCTGCCATAA harbors:
- a CDS encoding phosphoribosyltransferase family protein, which gives rise to MYYRNVKDLNNIILQRLSIIPRDFDLIVGVPRSGMLPANLLALYLNRPYTDIHSFLNGHIYKAGARSQFFDISEFKKILVVDDSIASGAAMVEVKESLEHLKDQFNIKYCAVYVIPGKEKMVDYFFEVVPLPRYFQWNILNHTTLEKACFDIDGVLCADPLPEQNDDGEKYIDFILNAPPLFIPGSKIGTIVTSRLEKYRKETETWLAANNIKYNELVMLDLPNMEARQRANSHGDHKAKAYLAKPYVLFVESEYHQAVEINRLSKKPVLCTANFEMIFESESFMYNLKSGKHLPFLRKYALKARDVLRKFK